In Argiope bruennichi chromosome 4, qqArgBrue1.1, whole genome shotgun sequence, the sequence agatctttacgaaattaataaaataaaaaaattaatcaaaaacaaatcataacaagttaattaagttaaaagtgtgttgaaatatgaaaataaattgaacattttattagAACAGGTCCCTCATAATATGCATTGCTTAGAGCTGCAAAATGCTGACATTTGCCACCAAGGGGGTATGTGAAGTGTTATCTTTACATTGCATCCCTCTGGTGCTTTCACAGAGGAAAAAATGCATGGAACGAGATCTGAATATATTGCCAAGTACGTACTTTAGTAtagaacgcaatgacacacacaagaagtagagctaaaccaatttattaactcaactctgaactcagagaCTCACagatctgcttttatactaacagggaaaattccagaatacttttctggagacagtaagaaaagtccagagcacttatctggtaaattaaagaaaggtccagaatctgctggaacaggaaatcaaggaattaaatatttacacagactgtgaatgacattgtctctagcgagattcgaacttataacctcttgattatgagatcagtgttatgaccattcggccatggagagccGACGCCTCTTTTCAATGTGGCAGTATATTGCTCAAATCATATCCTTGCTGATGACGTGTTAATTAACCTATATAAGGGTACATTAATTAGTTGTTTATTTGGGGTTTTATAGCACAAAGTTAAACTAGttgcatttaatatattgatggtataatacatattatgttttcagcaaaatattctcttaggaaagataaaatattaccattttattGAGGTATAACCAAACTGACCATGGTAAGTCGTTTAAATGCCTTGTAAATGTTTTAAAGGTTATAGCTTGACGGTGACATTTGatacaaacacaaaaaaatacaCACGAAAATTCCATTCTTCACTCATTAGTCATCTACGAGAACATATCATTACTAATTATACTTTTGTTACTATTCTCTTAGTCCTTTTTgggatattttttgcatttatgctCCAAAATGAagatgttaattatattttgattttttggaCAGGCCTGAGCACGGTGCTTCCTTTCGTGGCTGTCTTCGCCAAAAACTCGCTGCAACTTTCTGCCACATCTTTTGGCGCAGTGATGACATTTCAGCAGTTCTTCTTCGTGCTGACGAAACCAAAGATCGGATACATCACCGACTATTTCAACAAGCTGAAGCTCGCCATCTTCCTCCTCGCCGTCAGCCAAGGACTCTTCCTGTTTCTTCTCTTGCTCATCCCGCCCTTGACCAAAGGAATGACAGCCATCAACAACACATCTATTGAAGACCTTGAATATCTCAGCAAGGACATGTGCACTTTTTGCTACAACCTAAATGCCTCAATGAAACCCgagaaaatgtctttaaattttgatgaacttATAGAATCGAATGTGACTCATTATATCTACTTATTCCAAGACAGCGAATGTTATATACTAAATAACAATTCAACactgttttctgaaaattatgtgaaattgAAAATTCCTAAGGCGTGTTATGCAAATGAACAGAAGAATTCATTTGGAAATACCAGTGACGTGACTTTAGTTCATAACAATACATTTGAGACAATCCTATCTCCGTCGTCTAATCAATCCCGTTTCAAATCATTAAAGTGCAATTCGTCAAGTTCTTCATACCCCTGTGcctttttctttaacaaatgtATCATTTGTTGCAATACAGATAAAGAATGCTATTTAATCtctaatattcaagaaaaaacaGAACTATCAGAATCATCCAAGGGTTTTAAAAATGACTTCCTAACATATCAGTTTTGGCTTTTTGTCGGCGTCAACGCATGCGTGAATGCCATCTATACTCTTTCAGACACTGCGTTATATGAGAGTGTGCAGAAACTTAGAGACGAATTCGGCCAGCAAAAACTCTTCTCCTGTGCTGGATGGGGTCTAGGAGCAGTGGTTGGAGGCCTTCTTACTGATTACACAGAGAACTAACATGCAAATTTCACAGTGTATGCCATTCTTTCCTTTATCACATTGTGGAACATTTACAAACTCGACTTCGTGAAACCCAAGAAATCAAGCAGCATTCTCAAAGACATTGGAACCACTATGAAGTCTGCGGAATTCTTGTGTTTCGAAGTTGGAGTACTGCTGATGGGAGTTGGTCTAGGGTTCACATGGTTTTATTTGATATGGTTCGTTACATCCATTGGTGGAAATCGACTGGTGTGCGGTCTGGTACAGACTGTGCAGAGTTTTGCGGGTGATGTTCCCTTCTTTTCCATATCTGGATGGGTTCTGCAAAAGATAGGGTATTTCAACATTATGTCCTTGGCACTCCTTGCTTGTGGTGTCCGGTTTCTGTGGTACAATCATCTTCATAATCCTGGTATGGTCCCTATAGAATGGATTCATGGCATGACGTATGGGCTATTCTATGCTGCCATGGCTTCTTACGCCAAAACTCACGCCATATCTGGGACTGAAGCTACAAGTCAGAGTGTGATTTTTGCTACTTTTGATGGTTTAGGTAATGTCTATAtcttacacatatttttttaaactttataatacttctacttttaatagatttttaaaagtacaagAGCTGTTTCATTGCATATAGCTCAAGACAAGTGTTGAATTGcgaaaatattaatctttcaaaagGAAATTCCTCCAAGTGTGCCATGGCTTCTTACGCCAAAAATCACGCCATATCTGGGACTGAAGCTACAAGTCAGAGTGTGATTTTTGCTACTTTTGATGGTTTAGGTAATGTCCATATCTtacacttatattttttttaaactttatacttctacttttaatagatttttaaaagtacaagAGCTGTTTCATTGCATATAGCTCAAGACAAGTGTTGTATTGcgaaaatattaatctttcaaaagGAAATTCCTCCAAGTGTGCCATGGCTTCTTACGCCAAAAATCACGCCATATCTGGGACTGAAGCTACAAGTCAGAGTGTGATTTTTGCTACTTTTGATGGTTTAGGTAATGTCCATATCTtacacttatattttttttaaactttataatatttctacttttaatagatttttaaaagtacaagAGCTGTTTCATTGCATATAGCTCAAGACAAGTGTTGAATTGcgaaaatattaatctttcaaaagGAAATTCCTCCAAGTGTGCCATGGCTTCTTACGCCAAAAATCACGCCATATCTGGGACTGAAGCTACAAGTCAGAGTGTGATTTTTGCTACTTTTGATGGTTTAGGTAATGTCCATATCTtacacttatattttttttaaactttataatatttctacttttaatagatttttaaaagtacaagAGCTGTTTCATTGCATATAGCTCAAGACAAGTGTTGAATTGcgaaaatattaatctttcaaaagGAAATTCCTCCAAGTGTGCCATGGCTTCTTACGCCAAAAATCACGCCATATCTGGGACTGAAGCTACAAGTCAGAGTGTGATTTTTGCTACTTTTGATGGTTTAGGTAATGTCCATATCTtacacttatattttttttaaactttataatacttctacttttaatagatttttaaaagtacaagAGCTGTTTCATTGCATATAGCTCAAGACAAATGTTGAATTGcgaaaatattaatctttcaaaagGAAATTCCTCCCGGGAGAGGTCACCTCAAATATGGAGATGAGTATTCGCtgtacaaataaatgtaatttgctTCAATATAGGGTAACAATAGTGGTGTAATAGTATTCTTACATTCCAATAAAGAGCCATATTGTAGAAAGGCACTGGTTTTTTATGGGCTAATAAGCGTTtaggaattttctttattatgaaatttatggcAGCCtaatttttgtatcatatttcCTACTTTCGTTCCCATcgatttttagttaattaaataactttctaatttttagagtaataataatagtgtgtttttcaaaattctattttaatctctaaaaattattttcttttaatatttaatattttaggaaaatagtAATATCAAGTATATtgtaatatctattattttcttttttctttttttaatttttttttactattatttttaatttgttattaatattacgGAATCTTGTAATCTTTCCCAAAGCCATTATTAGATGGCGCTgccttcataaaataaaaatttaattaaaacttatttattaactgaaaattatggtctgaaaatatttaaataatgtattataattgaaaaagcacaactgtataatatttcaaaacatgagGGAATGAGCagaaaatctattacaaaatttcattttaaaacttgaaataagtcaagttaaataacAGTATAAAAACTTAgagtaatattataattatgaatgtgAAGCctaatatgaaaattctttttttttcaggtgCTGGCATAGGAAATATAGTTGCCGGCATTGGTTTCGACTGCATTGGTGAAAGAAACATGTTTTTCTACACTGGCATCTTTTTCTTCTGTTGTTCGTCCATCTGTCTGTTCTGCACGTACAACTTCCAAAAGAGAAAAAGATGTGCGAACACTGATGATACTGAATAATCAATTGCCCACTTAATTCTCTTGTATGAGCATACAAGAAATGCATTTCATGcaaacctttattttatttttttttttttttttcgattctgaaaaaaaaatgtagggtATCATCTTATTTTCTGCACAAAAGAAATTTATCGATGACAAAAAAatctatatgaaattatttcgGGTATTTCTAAAGATACTTGAGTTCAATAAAGACATATTCTTGCTAGTACATCCACCATATCAATACAAATAATTTggaaaagtcaataaaatttaaacttttaagtgacttaaaatttttattatatatattttaggatTTCAGCACAGCATGAAAAATCAATACGATGCAGCTTTACCTGAACAAGATTCGGAAATTGCCGAATTCGAAGCAAAATATTTGGAAACGAAAGTGATATATCAATCTGCGATTGAGGCATTGAACGGAGTTGCTCCGACTGTTAATCCCACGCCAGTTGGGACGAACTTTAAACTGCCACGTTTAAACATCCCTAGTTTCAACGGTAAATATACCGATTGGctcaattttaaagatttgtatCTTGCAACGGTGCATAATAATCATTCGTTGGCcaatattcagaaatttcaatatttgataggACTTTTAAATGACGAGCCAGCTAATATCATTAAGCATATTCCGATTTCAGAAACAACATATGTCGAGGCGTGGAGTAAATTATTGTCCCGGTACGATCGCAAAAATCAAATAGTTACATCAGTAAGAAAATTCCTAGAACAACCCAGTGTAACAAATCCTAATTCTGTTAATTTAGGTAAACTAGCTGATACTTCTGATGAAGTTATTCGCGGATTAAAATCGCTTGGCGAAAAAGCGTCGTCTAAAGATGTTTggttaattcatttattgttagAAAAGGTAGATTCTGAAACGCACATTTATGGTCACAAAAGATTGGCGAAGAGGAATTTCCTACATTTGAATCCTTTTGGGAGTTCTTAAACTCAAGATGCTAAATGACCATAATTCTGAAAAGCGAGTAGTTCACAAAAAACAATGTGCTGTTAAGACTGTTTCACATCTTAATAAACATTCAACTCTTAAATGTCATTACTGCAATGGTTCTCATTCTTTGTCAAAGTGTTATAAATTTAAAGGTGCAGGCATTCCAACTAGAAAAAATGTCGTCCGTAAGAATTCCTTATGTTTCAACTGTCTGGCGTTTCATCAGGTAAAATTCTGCCAATCACAATCTTTGTGTCATAATTGTAAAGGACAACATCATACTTTATTATACGAGGAAATGagtaataatataatagtttCAAATATAACTCCGTCAGATGAACAAATTCATAACGCTGATGAAGCAGTAAATATTTCCAGCTTTTCTGTGCAaggtcaaaatatttcatttttaccaaCTGCTGCAGTGAAAGTGTATGATTCATCCAGTCAAGGTCACGAGTGCTGCGTTCTTTTTGATAGTGGAAGTGAAGCTTCTTTTATAAGTGAATCATTTGTTCGTCAATTAAATAAAGGACTTGGTTATTCAAAGGCAGCTACGACTCGCagttatgtaaatattaaattattttctgagggggaaaaaaattgcgTTTTATTACAAGCTTATATTCTTGATAAATTAACTTCGCATTTGCCTTCGGAAAAGATTGACAGTGAAGACTTCGACTATTTGAAATCAATCAATCTTTCTGACCCCAATTTTAGTTCACctaaacaaataaatgtaataatcgGTGCTGATTATTTCTTTTCTCTGCTTCGGCCTGGTCAAATTTTTGGTTCCAAAAATGTAGATGCACAAAATACCATTTTTGGTTGGGTAGTTTCAGGCAGAATTAAAACAGAATGTAGTACACCGCATTCCATTTGTGTTAGTCATATTAGTTTACATACAGAGGATAACATTGATGCTACACTGAAGCGTTTTTGGGAATTAGAAGAAATAACAATTAGAAACCGAGATTTAACgattgaagaagaattttgtgaGAAACATTTCAAGGAGAATTATCGAGGAAACGATGATGGTAAATGTGTTGTTCGATTGCTTATTTTCAATAGAGCCAAAGAGTTAGGCGACTCCAAACCTTTGGCAATTTCACGTATGTTATCCATGGaacgaaaatttaatttcgataaaGAACTCGGTAGATAATATAAGGATTTCATGCTAGAATATGAAACTTTAAATCACGTGGTTCCAGTTGATACGGAGAAAAATGGTCAGGTATATTACCTACCGCATCATGCTGTTATAAAATCGTGCAGCACTACAACTAAACTTCGTGTAGTATTTGACGGTTCTTGTAAACCTAAAAATTCAGTTTCCTTGAACTCTGTTTTAGGTGTTGGTACAACACTTCAACGagatattttttcagtattgCTTAATTTTCAGTATTCAATATTTGCTTAGTACACAaaatagctttttctgcaaatatagaaaaaatgtacCACCAGATTCTTGTAGATGATgaagatcaaaatttgcaaagaaTTGTTTGGAGAAATTCAGTTGATTCGAGAATGTAATCATATAAATTATGTACAGTTACGTATGGTACTGCCTCTGCTCCATTCTTAGCGATACGCTGTTTATGGCAACTTGCACTGGATGCAGAGAAAATGCATCCTCATGTATCTTCGATTCTAAAGAAGGATTTTTACtcactttacttttactttactttacttactttacttttactttatttttacttttacttgtCTGGTTCAAGTAATTTACGAGAAGCAATTGACATCTGTTCTAAACTGTCACAATTGTTAGCAGAACATGGATTCTATTTAAGGAAATGGAGATCCAACTGttctaaatttcttgaaaatttatctATTGATCCCAAAGAAGCAAGTGACTtagaaatccattcagatgatTGTGCTAAAACGTTAGGGTTTCTTTGGATCTCCACAGAGgacctatttttatttaatatctccaTGAATTTTGGAATTGAAATTACCAAGAGAATATTCATTTCACAATCCTCTAAGATCTTTGACCCACTTGGCTTGCTATCTCCATGCACAGTCATGCTGAAAATGTTTTATCAACGTTTGTGGCTGCTGAAACTTGAGCGGGATGCTCCACTTCCCAAAGAATGGATAGACAAATTGCTACGATTTCAAGAAGAGCTTAAGACTCTCAGTGATCTTAAGATTTCCAGGTGGCTCCATACGACTACAAAGAGTATTTGTCTTCAAGGATTTTGTGACGCCTGAGAATCTGCTTGTGCTGCCGTCATCTATTGTGTTCAACCCATATCTCCTGAAAGGAATGAAGTAAACTTAGTGATTGCTAAAACTAAAGTAGCTCTCATTAAGCAAATGTCTTTACCCAGACTGGAACTTCTAGGTGCATTACTACTTGCCAGACTTTTCAAGGCTCTGAGGGATGTTTTTTACAGTTACGACATTTCTTTCCAAGCTTGGTCTGACTCCAAAGTGGTTCTAAGTTGGCTAGCAGATCACCCTAGAAGATGGAAGCTGTTAGTGGCAAACAGGACTTCTGAAATTCTAGACGTTATACTTTAACAACAATGGAGTTATATTCCATCAAAAGAGAATCCTGCTGACATCCCATCTAGAGGTATTGATCCTAAACTTCTCCAGAACTCATCTCTTTGGTGGCATGGATCGATCATCATTCTTGAAGTTAAGCAGTTCAAATTGGCCTCTACAATCTTCTATCAGTAATGAGACTGATAATGATGCAACCGTCTTTGCTGAACAAAGgacaaaatctatattttgtactACAGTTCAGTTAACTAATGACACTGTGGACAATTTATTTCAAACCTGTTCTTTATCTAAAATAGTAAGTGTAATCGCTTTTTGTTTAAGATTTATTTCTAGGTACAAAAAACGGATGTCTGCAGCTGATGAAAATATGTTGCCAAATTCACCCTTTGTTCCTCCATCAACAAGTGAACGGCAGGCagctatgaaattaattattaagtggATTCAAGTTGCatgttttcaaaatgatttgaaattgatTAGGACAATTTGCCTTTAAATCCTAAAAGTGTTTTGAGTTCACTCTCTCCCTTTTTTGATAATGATGGAATTTTACGGGTGGGAGGTCGATTGCAAAATTCTGATTGACTTTTAACGTTAAGCATCCTATAATAATTCCAAGTGaacataaatttgcttttttaccTGTTAAGCAATGTCATATAACGTATATGCATGCCGGTTCTGGTTTACTGGCTAATATCTTAAAACAAAACTATTGGATTATAAAGggtaagaaatttattcattcttttatccGTAAATGTATTGTtgtcatatatataaattgtcaTCAAATAGTCAACTAATGGGAAGTCTGCCAAAACAAAGAGTAACGCTTGAAAGACCATTTCATAGCACAGGTATTGATTATGCTGAACctgtcattttaaaatgttacaaaggTCGTTGCTTGAGGACCACAAAGGGTTATATAGCCCTGTTTGTATGTCTAGCAACCAAAACTTATCATATTGAGGCAGTTAGTGATTTAACGGCTGATTCCTTTATTGCAGCTCTTAGGCGATTTGTATCCAGGCGAGGTACGCCTAAATATTTATTCTCGGATAATGGCACAAATTTTGTGGATGCTAAAAGAAAGCTACCTgagttacataatattttagtttcacttaacagtaatgaaattattgtaaattatttggcTCAAACCACAATCGAATGGAAAATGATTCCCCCTGCTTCTCCCCACTTCGGTGGTTTGTGGGAATCTGGAATTAAATCAATAACCTGAAAAGAAAATTGGAGAGAACCTGAAAAGAATGATTGGAGAGACCAAGTTAGCATTTGAAGAGTTAGTTACTCTTTTGACTCAAATTAAAGCTGTTTTAAATTCTCGGCCTTTGTGTAAAATGAATCATGCTGATGTATCTAATTTAGATGCCTTGACTCCGCCCCATTTCTTGACTGGAGATGCCGTTACTAGTATTCCCGAAAATAGCTCAATAATTAATGTTAAGTCCTCTATTTTGAAACTATGGGAATTGTTGCAACAAATGAAGCAAGGTTTTTGGAAGAGGTTttataaggaatatttaaattctttacaacAGAGATATAAGTGGAAGGAAAGAGTTCCAAATTTGTCTATAAGTGATCTTGTATTAGTTAAGGAGGACCACATGCCTCCTGGTGTTTAGCCATTGGGTCGCATTTCTGAGATTCATCCTGGCAAAGATGGTAACTTTAGAGTGGCAACAGTGAGGACTATTAATGGTTATTTTAGAAGACCTATTGTAAAACTGTCACCTTTGCCATTGTGTCAAGAATAAGTCATTCTTGACAGGGTG encodes:
- the LOC129965664 gene encoding uncharacterized protein LOC129965664; this encodes MDLVTKETVEEKFVTFLEPQRSKKDIIEKKWWHINKKIFRFKIHFFLLGAGLSTVLPFVAVFAKNSLQLSATSFGAVMTFQQFFFVLTKPKIGYITDYFNKLKLAIFLLAVSQGLFLFLLLLIPPLTKGMTAINNTSIEDLEYLSKDMCTFCYNLNASMKPEKMSLNFDELIESNVTHYIYLFQDSECYILNNNSTLFSENYVKLKIPKACYANEQKNSFGNTSDVTLVHNNTFETILSPSSNQSRFKSLKCNSSSSSYPCAFFFNKCIICCNTDKECYLISNIQEKTELSESSKGFKNDFLTYQFWLFVGVNACVNAIYTLSDTALYESVQKLRDEFGQQKLFSCAGWGLGAVVGGLLTDYTEN
- the LOC129965665 gene encoding uncharacterized protein LOC129965665 encodes the protein MKNQYDAALPEQDSEIAEFEAKYLETKVIYQSAIEALNGVAPTVNPTPVGTNFKLPRLNIPSFNGKYTDWLNFKDLYLATVHNNHSLANIQKFQYLIGLLNDEPANIIKHIPISETTYVEAWSKLLSRYDRKNQIVTSVRKFLEQPSVTNPNSVNLGKLADTSDEVIRGLKSLGEKASSKDVWLIHLLLEKVDSETHIYGHKRLAKRNFLHLNPFGSS